One window of the Alphaproteobacteria bacterium genome contains the following:
- a CDS encoding nucleotide sugar dehydrogenase has translation MSAKPIRVGFAGMSHLGLVSAAGAAEKGFSTVGYDPDPALIAALTRGDLPVVEPDLDALVEKNAGLLQFTDDVAALGDCDLVFVARDVPTDDAGQSDLAPIRALVDDLAEALSETAILTLLCQVPPGFTRSIDRSPEKLCYVVETLIFGQAVHRTLQPERFIVGLHEGDAGMPEALAAYLGAYGCPLLPMRYESAELAKISINLFLTASVTTTNTIAEICERVGAEWSEIAPALRLDRRIGPYAYLNPGLGISGGNLERDMATAIALAERHGSDARAIEAYVANSAYRKGWPLRTLAQTVLGEREDARIAVLGLAYKEDSDSVKNSPALELLDALRDFDVVAYDPVVTVDRAWHDGLVEMPTMEAALAGADAAVIMTPWDEFRSLQPEIFVREMRGDVIIDPYRLYDAKVVSSHGLRYHGLGSRPR, from the coding sequence ATGAGCGCGAAACCAATACGCGTCGGGTTCGCCGGAATGTCCCATCTCGGGCTGGTGAGTGCGGCGGGGGCGGCGGAGAAGGGTTTTTCCACTGTCGGGTACGATCCGGACCCGGCCCTGATTGCGGCGCTGACGCGTGGCGACCTGCCTGTCGTCGAGCCGGATCTCGACGCGCTCGTCGAGAAGAACGCCGGACTACTTCAGTTTACCGACGATGTTGCCGCACTGGGCGATTGTGACCTGGTCTTCGTGGCCCGTGACGTACCGACCGATGATGCGGGCCAGAGCGACCTCGCACCCATCCGCGCGCTGGTTGATGACCTGGCCGAGGCTTTATCCGAGACGGCGATCCTGACACTGTTGTGTCAGGTGCCGCCGGGATTTACGCGTTCGATCGATCGTTCGCCCGAAAAACTCTGCTATGTGGTCGAGACGCTGATCTTCGGCCAGGCCGTGCATCGGACACTCCAGCCCGAACGGTTCATCGTCGGGCTGCATGAGGGCGACGCCGGCATGCCCGAGGCGCTGGCGGCCTATCTCGGCGCCTATGGCTGCCCGCTCCTGCCGATGCGCTATGAAAGCGCCGAGCTCGCCAAGATCTCGATCAATCTGTTTTTGACTGCCAGTGTGACGACAACCAACACGATTGCCGAGATATGTGAACGTGTCGGCGCGGAATGGTCCGAGATTGCCCCGGCCTTGCGGCTGGACCGGCGCATCGGCCCGTACGCCTATCTCAATCCCGGTCTGGGCATTTCCGGGGGCAATCTGGAACGGGATATGGCGACCGCCATTGCGCTGGCAGAACGTCACGGGTCCGATGCGCGGGCGATCGAGGCTTATGTTGCCAACAGCGCTTACCGCAAGGGTTGGCCGCTGCGGACCCTTGCGCAGACGGTCCTTGGAGAACGGGAGGATGCCCGTATTGCCGTCCTGGGGCTGGCCTATAAAGAGGATTCGGACTCGGTGAAGAATTCACCGGCACTCGAGTTGCTGGATGCGCTGCGCGACTTCGATGTTGTGGCGTACGATCCGGTGGTTACGGTGGATCGGGCCTGGCATGACGGGCTGGTGGAGATGCCGACGATGGAAGCGGCGCTGGCGGGTGCGGATGCTGCGGTGATCATGACGCCCTGGGATGAGTTCCGGTCCCTGCAACCGGAGATTTTCGTGCGGGAGATGCGGGGCGACGTGATAATTGATCCCTATCGTTTGTATGATGCGAAAGTCGTGAGTTCGCACGGGCTTCGATATCACGGTCTGGGTTCAAGGCCGCGCTAA
- a CDS encoding Gfo/Idh/MocA family oxidoreductase, with translation MRVVVVGIGVQGRKRRMIAGDEVVATVDPIADDVDFDNLEDVPLDTFDAALVCTPDDAKETLLRYLLGHGKHVLVEKPLVAATTDALRELAALARDKEAVCYTAYNHRFEPHFVRMKECIDSGVLGRIYSCRMFYGNGTARLVRDSRWRDQGAGVLGDLGSHLLDTANFWFGTRPTSFEVVSSNRFENRSPDHVVLVNDAVSPRLEFEMTLLMWRNHFTCDVLGEKGSAHIESLCKWGPTTFRQRTRILPSGRPEEDSETLEQDDPTWALEYDHFKSLCAQAEGTNLDTDIWISDELARLSAPAIRIADKAG, from the coding sequence ATGCGCGTCGTCGTCGTCGGTATCGGGGTTCAGGGTCGCAAGCGGCGGATGATTGCCGGCGATGAAGTGGTGGCCACGGTCGATCCCATCGCCGACGACGTCGACTTCGACAATCTTGAAGACGTTCCGCTCGATACATTCGATGCCGCGCTCGTTTGCACCCCCGACGACGCCAAGGAAACATTGCTGCGATATCTGCTGGGCCACGGCAAGCATGTGCTGGTCGAAAAGCCTCTGGTCGCCGCCACGACCGACGCGTTGCGTGAACTCGCGGCTCTCGCTCGCGACAAGGAGGCGGTTTGCTACACCGCCTATAACCACCGGTTCGAGCCGCACTTCGTGCGCATGAAGGAATGTATCGATTCCGGCGTGCTGGGCCGCATCTATTCCTGCCGGATGTTTTACGGGAACGGCACGGCGCGGCTGGTCCGGGATTCGCGCTGGCGCGACCAGGGGGCGGGCGTGCTGGGGGATCTGGGTTCGCATCTCCTCGATACGGCAAACTTCTGGTTCGGAACCCGCCCGACATCGTTCGAGGTGGTTTCCTCGAACCGTTTTGAAAACCGGTCTCCCGACCATGTGGTTCTGGTCAACGACGCTGTTTCGCCGCGACTGGAGTTCGAGATGACACTGCTGATGTGGCGGAACCATTTCACCTGCGACGTGCTGGGGGAAAAGGGCTCGGCGCATATCGAATCCCTGTGCAAATGGGGCCCGACGACATTTCGTCAGCGCACCCGCATATTGCCGTCCGGACGTCCGGAAGAGGACAGCGAAACGTTGGAACAGGACGATCCAACCTGGGCGCTTGAGTATGACCATTTCAAGTCGCTCTGCGCTCAAGCCGAGGGCACCAACCTCGATACGGATATCTGGATCAGCGACGAACTCGCCCGCCTGTCGGCGCCCGCGATCCGGATCGCGGACAAGGCCGGATGA
- a CDS encoding PfkB family carbohydrate kinase yields the protein MIDPLSSELVNHKIKSVEDLIAEIGPFPRDKKVIMCHGTFDVVHPGHVRHLLYAKQHADVLVASLTADAHIEKANFRPYVPQDLRAINLAALELVDYVIVDSDPTPLANLKAIQPDYFAKGYEYYHGAIHPKTEEEIAVLDSYGGEVIFTPGDIVYSSSALIEASPPNLGVEKLLLVMSGESIGFADLRGALDAMRDLRVHVVGDTIVDSLTRCSMIGGMTKTPTMSVRYEEQDDYVGGAGIVAKHLRAAGAEVVYSTVLGDDDFKDFAIEDLKEAGVECRPIIDPTRPTTNKNAIVADNYRLLKVDTLDNRSISEKIRDEFTAAIRSVETDIVVFSDFRHGIFNRETIPALVDAIPGNVLRVADSQVASRWGNILEFQNFDLITPNEREARFALGDQDSVVRPLAEALRELANCELLILKLGDRGTLTFRNRPEGDPRAFYSLETFAGNVKDAVGAGDALLAYATLALKATGNDVIASILGSIAAAVECGHDGNIPVTPDDVRGHIDILERQAHYR from the coding sequence TTGATCGATCCACTGAGCAGTGAGCTCGTGAACCACAAGATCAAGTCCGTCGAGGACCTGATCGCGGAGATCGGGCCGTTCCCGCGCGACAAGAAAGTCATCATGTGTCACGGCACCTTCGATGTCGTGCATCCGGGGCATGTGCGTCATCTGCTCTATGCCAAGCAGCATGCGGATGTTCTCGTCGCCAGCCTGACGGCGGACGCCCATATCGAGAAGGCCAATTTCAGGCCCTATGTCCCGCAGGACCTCCGCGCCATCAACCTGGCCGCGCTGGAGCTCGTCGACTATGTGATCGTTGACTCCGACCCCACGCCGCTGGCCAATCTGAAGGCGATCCAGCCGGACTATTTTGCCAAGGGCTACGAGTATTATCACGGGGCCATCCATCCGAAGACGGAGGAGGAGATCGCGGTCCTCGATTCCTATGGCGGCGAGGTGATTTTCACGCCGGGGGACATCGTCTACTCGTCATCGGCGCTGATCGAAGCCTCGCCACCGAATTTGGGCGTCGAGAAGCTGCTGCTCGTCATGAGCGGCGAATCAATCGGTTTTGCGGATCTCCGCGGCGCTCTCGACGCGATGAGAGATTTGCGGGTGCATGTGGTCGGGGACACGATCGTCGACAGCCTGACCCGGTGCAGCATGATCGGCGGCATGACCAAGACGCCGACCATGAGCGTGCGCTACGAGGAGCAGGATGACTATGTCGGCGGTGCGGGCATCGTGGCCAAGCATCTGCGGGCCGCAGGGGCCGAGGTCGTGTATTCGACGGTCCTGGGCGACGACGATTTCAAGGATTTCGCGATCGAGGATCTTAAGGAGGCCGGCGTCGAATGCCGGCCGATTATCGACCCGACGCGCCCGACGACCAACAAGAACGCAATCGTCGCCGACAATTACCGGCTGCTGAAGGTCGATACGCTCGACAACCGTTCCATATCGGAGAAGATCCGCGATGAGTTTACGGCGGCGATCCGGTCCGTCGAGACCGATATCGTCGTCTTCAGCGATTTCCGCCACGGCATATTCAATCGCGAAACGATCCCCGCGCTGGTCGACGCCATTCCCGGGAATGTTCTCCGGGTCGCGGACAGCCAGGTGGCGAGCCGGTGGGGCAATATTCTGGAATTCCAGAATTTTGACCTGATCACGCCGAATGAACGCGAGGCGCGCTTCGCGCTGGGGGACCAGGATTCCGTGGTGCGACCATTGGCCGAGGCCCTGCGTGAGCTTGCCAATTGCGAACTGCTTATTCTCAAGCTCGGTGACCGCGGCACGTTGACCTTCCGCAACCGGCCAGAAGGCGACCCGCGTGCCTTTTACTCGCTCGAGACATTCGCCGGTAACGTGAAAGACGCGGTGGGTGCGGGAGACGCGCTACTGGCCTACGCGACGCTCGCACTGAAGGCCACGGGTAACGATGTCATAGCATCCATCCTGGGCTCCATCGCCGCTGCGGTCGAGTGCGGGCATGACGGGAATATCCCGGTCACGCCCGACGATGTGCGCGGGCACATCGATATACTTGAGCGCCAGGCCCATTATCGCTGA
- a CDS encoding GDP-mannose 4,6-dehydratase, producing MTGSPIAVVTGGAGFIGSHAVDRLVDRGYQVRVIDNLTGGRVENLAQHSDNADVTFEERDIRAFAPDDSLFHDASIVIHFAGIGDIVPSIERPAEYMSVNVQGTVTMLECARAASVSRFVYAASSSCYGLADTPTDENHRIQPKYPYALSKYQGEQAAFHWHEVYGLPVNAIRIFNAYGTRSRTSGAYGAVFGVFLRQKIAGEPFTVVGDGTQTRDFLYVTDVANAFVAAAESDRVGEVWNLGAGQPQSVNRLVELLGSGDVIYIPKRPGEPDVTWADISKISEELGWRPEVSFEEGVERILANIDYWKNAPLWDPDSIASATKGWFEFMGD from the coding sequence ATGACCGGGTCGCCGATCGCCGTCGTCACCGGTGGTGCGGGGTTCATCGGCAGTCATGCCGTCGACCGGCTGGTAGACCGGGGTTACCAGGTCCGCGTGATCGACAATCTGACGGGGGGCCGCGTCGAGAATCTGGCGCAGCATTCGGACAATGCCGATGTTACCTTTGAAGAGCGGGATATCCGGGCGTTTGCGCCGGATGATTCGCTGTTTCATGACGCGTCGATCGTGATTCATTTTGCGGGCATCGGCGACATCGTCCCGTCGATCGAGCGCCCGGCAGAATATATGTCGGTCAATGTTCAGGGCACCGTGACCATGCTCGAATGCGCGCGCGCTGCATCGGTCTCGCGGTTCGTCTATGCCGCGTCGTCGTCCTGTTATGGGCTGGCGGACACGCCCACCGATGAAAACCATCGCATTCAGCCGAAATACCCCTACGCGCTGAGCAAGTATCAGGGTGAGCAGGCGGCATTCCACTGGCATGAGGTCTACGGACTGCCGGTCAACGCCATTCGAATATTCAACGCCTACGGGACGCGGTCGCGCACGTCGGGGGCCTACGGCGCGGTGTTCGGCGTATTTCTGCGCCAGAAAATCGCCGGCGAGCCGTTCACCGTTGTCGGGGACGGCACCCAGACCCGCGACTTTCTGTACGTCACGGACGTGGCGAACGCTTTTGTTGCCGCCGCTGAATCGGATAGGGTGGGCGAAGTTTGGAATCTCGGCGCCGGGCAGCCGCAATCGGTGAACCGGCTCGTCGAATTGTTGGGGAGTGGGGATGTCATTTACATACCCAAGCGACCGGGCGAACCCGATGTCACTTGGGCGGATATCTCCAAGATAAGTGAAGAACTCGGATGGCGCCCGGAAGTCAGCTTCGAAGAGGGCGTTGAGCGGATTCTGGCCAATATCGACTATTGGAAGAATGCGCCGCTCTGGGATCCCGACTCGATCGCGTCCGCGACCAAGGGTTGGTTCGAGTTTATGGGCGACTAG
- a CDS encoding SDR family oxidoreductase gives MKNILVFGGGGYTGSVLIPDLLDEGHRVTVFDTFWYGQGHLPTDNPNLSLVTADVRDIDAVRAACAGQDTVIHLACISNDSSFELDEKLSTTINLEAFEPVVIEAKKAGVTRFVFASSSSVYGVSDAPDVTEDHPLLPLTLYNKYKGMCEPLLLKHTDEKFVGVVFRPATVCGFGPRQRLDVSVNILTNHALNRGKITVFGGSQLRPNLHIRDYSAVARLLASAPAEKIANEVFNVGTENMSIMDIAITVQRVVGEIYPDRGEIPIVVEPTDDIRSYHINSDKIRDVLGFTPQFTVEDAVRGLVEAFAEGLLPDSFDDDRYYNVRTMKAIGAA, from the coding sequence ATGAAGAACATCCTGGTATTTGGCGGCGGTGGTTACACGGGAAGCGTCCTGATCCCCGACCTTCTGGATGAGGGGCATCGGGTGACGGTTTTCGATACGTTCTGGTACGGGCAGGGTCACCTGCCGACGGACAATCCGAACCTGTCCCTGGTGACGGCGGATGTGCGCGACATTGACGCCGTGCGCGCGGCCTGTGCGGGGCAGGACACCGTCATCCATCTGGCCTGCATCTCGAATGATTCGAGCTTCGAACTCGATGAGAAGCTGTCGACGACGATCAATCTCGAGGCGTTCGAGCCGGTTGTCATCGAGGCCAAGAAGGCGGGTGTGACGCGTTTTGTCTTTGCGTCATCCAGTTCGGTCTATGGCGTTTCAGATGCGCCGGATGTGACCGAAGACCATCCGCTCCTGCCGCTGACGCTCTACAACAAGTACAAGGGCATGTGCGAGCCGCTGCTGCTGAAACACACGGATGAGAAATTCGTCGGCGTCGTGTTCCGTCCGGCCACGGTGTGCGGGTTTGGTCCCCGTCAGCGGCTCGACGTCTCGGTGAATATCCTGACAAACCACGCGTTGAATCGCGGAAAGATCACCGTATTTGGTGGTTCCCAGCTGCGTCCGAACCTGCATATTCGCGACTATTCGGCCGTGGCGCGCTTGCTGGCGAGCGCCCCGGCGGAGAAGATCGCAAACGAGGTGTTCAACGTCGGCACCGAAAACATGTCGATCATGGACATCGCCATCACCGTGCAACGGGTGGTGGGCGAGATTTATCCCGATCGGGGCGAGATTCCGATCGTCGTCGAGCCGACAGACGATATTCGCTCATACCACATCAATTCCGACAAGATTCGCGACGTGCTGGGCTTCACACCGCAATTCACGGTCGAGGATGCGGTGCGCGGTCTCGTCGAAGCCTTTGCCGAAGGCCTGCTGCCCGACAGTTTTGACGATGACCGGTACTACAATGTCCGCACGATGAAGGCGATTGGCGCGGCATGA
- a CDS encoding transaldolase, with the protein MARVPDIPGLSIKLYADGADADAIRALAADPAIKGFTTNPTLMRKAGVSDYEAFARDILEIVTDRPISFEVFADEFDEMDRQARKIATWGPNVNVKIPVTNTKGESAAPLVERLSGDGVVCNVTAMFTIDQVRAMTDIYADGTAGILSVFAGRIADTGVDPVPHMMSCVEIAAEKPGLEVLWASPRELLNVFHADQSGCHIITVTPDLLGKLSGVGKDLELFSRETVDMFFQDARSAGYDISA; encoded by the coding sequence ATGGCACGAGTCCCAGACATACCCGGCCTGTCGATCAAATTGTATGCGGATGGCGCGGACGCGGATGCGATCCGCGCATTGGCGGCCGATCCGGCGATCAAGGGATTCACGACGAATCCGACCCTGATGCGCAAGGCGGGTGTGTCGGATTACGAAGCCTTCGCCCGGGACATTCTCGAAATCGTCACCGACCGCCCGATCTCGTTTGAGGTGTTTGCGGACGAGTTCGATGAAATGGATCGCCAGGCGCGCAAGATCGCGACCTGGGGCCCCAACGTGAATGTCAAAATTCCGGTGACGAACACCAAGGGCGAGAGCGCGGCACCTTTGGTCGAACGCCTTTCCGGAGACGGTGTGGTCTGCAACGTGACGGCGATGTTCACGATCGACCAGGTGCGGGCGATGACGGATATCTACGCGGACGGTACCGCGGGCATTCTCTCGGTGTTCGCCGGCCGTATCGCCGACACGGGCGTCGATCCCGTGCCGCACATGATGTCTTGTGTTGAAATTGCCGCAGAGAAGCCGGGGCTCGAAGTCCTGTGGGCCAGCCCGCGCGAGTTGCTGAATGTGTTTCACGCGGATCAAAGCGGCTGCCACATCATCACGGTCACGCCGGACCTGCTCGGCAAACTTTCCGGTGTCGGCAAGGACCTCGAACTCTTCTCGCGCGAAACAGTCGACATGTTCTTCCAGGACGCTCGGTCGGCAGGCTACGACATTTCCGCATAG